One genomic segment of Andreesenia angusta includes these proteins:
- the pssA gene encoding CDP-diacylglycerol--serine O-phosphatidyltransferase, with product MTIKSKIPNLFTMSNLGLGVLAIINMFHGEFYISALLILAAGLFDRFDGMLARRFNATSSIGKELDSLCDLISFGIAPAMLIWNIRLYDLGMIGTALTVVYAVSGAYRLARYNVTSFEGVYVGIPITLAGGIVSIISLYLLKYEINSTVIIAMVLFLAYSMVSTKIRLKKR from the coding sequence ATGACTATCAAGAGCAAAATTCCAAACCTGTTTACCATGTCGAATTTAGGGCTTGGAGTCCTAGCCATCATAAATATGTTCCATGGGGAATTCTATATATCGGCACTGCTGATTCTGGCAGCTGGTCTGTTTGACAGGTTTGACGGCATGCTGGCTAGAAGGTTCAATGCGACTAGTAGTATAGGCAAGGAATTGGATTCACTGTGTGATCTTATATCTTTCGGCATTGCTCCTGCAATGCTCATATGGAATATACGTCTGTATGATTTAGGCATGATAGGAACTGCGCTTACAGTTGTATATGCTGTTTCAGGCGCTTATAGGCTTGCGAGGTACAACGTGACTTCATTCGAAGGGGTGTACGTGGGAATACCTATAACGCTTGCCGGAGGGATAGTTTCTATAATATCGCTTTACTTGCTGAAGTATGAGATTAACTCGACAGTTATAATTGCGATGGTGCTGTTTTTGGCTTATTCGATGGTAAGTACAAAGATAAGGTTAAAGAAAAGGTAA
- a CDS encoding pseudouridine synthase has product MKKERLDKVLANLGYGSRKEIKSLAKTGIIKIDGEIVKDSSHKFDPESSVIEVGEEVVRYRKYIYLMMNKPDGYISSTEDCMHETVLDLLEPEDRVFEPFPLGRLDKDTEGLLVLSNDGQLAHRILSPKKHVKKGYYAEVEGVVTEEDIEDFAEGVELEDGYITMPAKLKILESGEISKIELEIYEGKYHQVKRMFESVGKRVVYLKRIYMGGLALDESLELGEYRELTDEEVELLEIRD; this is encoded by the coding sequence TTGAAAAAAGAGAGGCTAGACAAGGTACTTGCAAACTTAGGCTACGGCAGCAGAAAAGAGATAAAGTCGCTTGCAAAGACTGGGATAATAAAGATAGACGGAGAGATAGTGAAGGACTCTTCGCATAAGTTCGATCCGGAGAGTTCGGTAATAGAGGTGGGGGAGGAAGTAGTAAGGTACAGAAAGTATATATACCTTATGATGAACAAGCCAGACGGCTATATATCCTCCACAGAGGACTGTATGCACGAGACTGTGCTAGACCTGCTGGAGCCGGAGGACAGAGTGTTCGAGCCGTTTCCGCTTGGAAGGCTGGACAAGGACACAGAGGGGCTTCTGGTGCTTTCAAACGACGGACAGCTGGCGCACAGGATACTATCACCTAAAAAGCATGTGAAAAAAGGCTACTACGCCGAGGTCGAGGGTGTGGTGACCGAGGAGGACATAGAGGACTTTGCAGAAGGGGTGGAGCTTGAAGATGGCTACATCACAATGCCGGCCAAGCTAAAGATTCTGGAGTCGGGTGAGATTTCCAAGATAGAGCTCGAGATATACGAGGGCAAGTACCATCAGGTCAAGAGGATGTTCGAGTCTGTAGGGAAGCGGGTGGTCTACCTAAAAAGGATATATATGGGCGGACTTGCGCTTGACGAAAGCCTGGAGCTAGGAGAGTACAGGGAGCTTACCGACGAGGAAGTGGAGCTGCTGGAGATAAGAGACTAG
- a CDS encoding TIGR01212 family radical SAM protein (This family includes YhcC from E. coli K-12, an uncharacterized radical SAM protein.) yields the protein MEESKYYRVYSEYLRDKYGEKVYKLPVSLELTCPNRDGCVGTGGCIFCGEEGGSFENRPNYMEIREQLSKNKAHIAKKYKAKKYIAFFQNFTNTYMSLEDFKRCVEQAIGEDIVGISISTRPDCVSDEYLDYLKTVEEMYGVDITIELGLQSINYRTLAKINRGHGLAEFIDAMVRINRYGFNSCVHMILNFPWDEMVDIVEGAKIVSALGVKEIKLHALYIVKGTALGHMYERGEFEMISKTEYIERVMAFLEHLDPEIAMQRLIGRAPEENTLFVNWNTSWWKVKDEILETMESRNSYQGKRFDYLNGKALSRFR from the coding sequence ATGGAAGAGAGCAAATACTACAGAGTCTACTCTGAATATCTAAGAGATAAGTACGGAGAGAAGGTCTACAAGCTGCCTGTAAGCTTGGAGCTGACCTGCCCGAACAGAGATGGATGCGTAGGTACGGGAGGCTGCATATTCTGCGGAGAAGAGGGAGGCAGTTTTGAAAACAGGCCAAACTACATGGAGATAAGAGAGCAGCTTTCTAAAAATAAGGCGCATATAGCGAAAAAGTACAAGGCGAAAAAGTACATAGCCTTTTTCCAGAACTTCACCAACACATATATGAGTCTGGAGGACTTTAAGCGCTGCGTGGAGCAAGCCATCGGAGAAGACATAGTGGGGATATCCATATCCACTAGGCCGGACTGTGTGAGCGACGAATACCTGGACTACCTTAAAACTGTGGAGGAAATGTACGGCGTGGACATAACTATAGAGCTGGGCCTTCAGTCGATAAACTACCGCACGCTTGCAAAGATAAACAGGGGTCACGGCCTTGCTGAGTTTATAGACGCCATGGTGAGGATAAACAGGTACGGTTTCAACTCCTGCGTCCATATGATACTCAACTTCCCATGGGATGAGATGGTGGACATTGTAGAAGGGGCCAAGATAGTCTCTGCGCTTGGCGTAAAAGAGATAAAGCTCCACGCCCTCTACATAGTCAAGGGAACTGCGCTTGGACATATGTACGAGAGAGGAGAATTTGAGATGATCTCAAAGACAGAGTATATAGAGCGTGTCATGGCTTTTCTGGAGCATCTTGACCCGGAAATAGCTATGCAGAGGCTTATAGGCAGGGCCCCGGAGGAGAACACTCTGTTTGTAAACTGGAACACAAGCTGGTGGAAGGTGAAAGACGAGATACTGGAGACTATGGAGAGCAGGAATTCATACCAGGGCAAGAGATTTGACTATTTGAATGGAAAGGCGCTTAGTCGCTTTAGATAA
- the hisIE gene encoding bifunctional phosphoribosyl-AMP cyclohydrolase/phosphoribosyl-ATP diphosphatase HisIE, with product MDFIKNIKFDEKGLVPAVVQDAETGAVLMMAYMNEESLLKTVETKETWFFSRSRNEFWNKGATSGNTQAVVEMSYDCDGDTILVKVIQKGVACHTGEYSCFFNKIVESESGASYDVLDRLYALVKDRKENPVEESYTNYLFDKGVDKILKKVGEESAEVIIGAKNDSAEEVIYESSDLVYHMVVLLVQMGISISDIKKELSSRYK from the coding sequence ATGGACTTCATTAAAAATATAAAATTCGACGAAAAAGGGCTTGTGCCGGCAGTAGTTCAAGATGCTGAGACTGGCGCAGTGCTTATGATGGCATACATGAACGAGGAGTCGCTTTTGAAGACTGTGGAGACGAAGGAGACATGGTTCTTCTCTAGAAGTAGAAACGAGTTCTGGAACAAGGGGGCCACTTCAGGCAACACTCAGGCCGTTGTAGAGATGAGCTACGACTGTGACGGGGACACCATCCTTGTAAAGGTAATTCAAAAGGGAGTTGCCTGTCATACAGGCGAGTACTCATGCTTCTTCAACAAGATAGTGGAGAGCGAGAGCGGTGCAAGCTACGATGTGCTTGATAGGCTCTACGCCCTTGTGAAAGACAGAAAAGAGAACCCTGTAGAGGAGTCTTACACAAACTATCTTTTCGACAAAGGTGTAGACAAGATACTCAAGAAAGTCGGAGAAGAGAGCGCAGAGGTCATAATAGGGGCCAAGAACGACAGTGCGGAAGAGGTAATCTACGAGTCGAGCGACCTTGTATACCATATGGTGGTGCTTCTCGTTCAGATGGGAATCTCTATATCGGACATAAAAAAAGAGCTGAGCAGCAGATACAAATAG
- the hisF gene encoding imidazole glycerol phosphate synthase subunit HisF: protein MLTKRIVPCLDVRDGKVVKGTKFKDIREVDDPVELAKYYNEQGADELVFYDITASHEKRGIMLDIVERTAKEVFIPFTVGGGVNSVEDFTAILRAGADKISVNSSAVKNPELIREAALKFGAQCVVLSIDAKEVAENKWNVFINGGRLDTGLDAVEWAVKGVELGAGELVLNSINTDGVKGGYDVALMKAVAEKVNVPIIASGGAGTREHFAEVLSDGGADAALAASVFHFKEIMIPELKDYLIAEGIPMRKD, encoded by the coding sequence ATGCTTACAAAGAGAATAGTGCCTTGCCTTGACGTCAGAGACGGAAAAGTGGTTAAGGGAACTAAATTCAAGGACATAAGAGAAGTAGACGACCCTGTGGAACTTGCCAAGTACTACAACGAGCAGGGTGCAGACGAGCTTGTATTCTACGATATAACTGCGTCACATGAAAAGCGCGGGATAATGCTGGACATAGTGGAGAGAACGGCGAAAGAGGTTTTCATCCCCTTCACAGTTGGAGGCGGAGTCAACAGCGTGGAGGACTTCACAGCGATACTCAGAGCAGGAGCGGACAAGATATCTGTAAACTCTTCGGCTGTAAAGAACCCGGAGCTTATAAGAGAGGCCGCCCTTAAATTCGGGGCGCAGTGCGTAGTGCTCTCGATAGACGCAAAGGAAGTGGCCGAAAACAAGTGGAACGTGTTTATAAACGGAGGAAGGCTTGACACTGGGCTTGACGCTGTGGAGTGGGCTGTAAAAGGTGTGGAGCTTGGAGCAGGGGAGCTTGTGCTTAACAGCATAAACACGGACGGAGTAAAGGGCGGATACGACGTAGCCCTTATGAAGGCAGTGGCTGAAAAAGTGAACGTGCCTATAATAGCTTCTGGCGGAGCAGGCACTAGAGAGCATTTCGCTGAAGTGCTTTCAGACGGCGGAGCGGACGCTGCACTTGCGGCATCTGTATTCCACTTTAAAGAGATAATGATTCCAGAGCTTAAGGACTACCTTATAGCCGAGGGAATCCCAATGAGAAAGGACTGA
- the hisA gene encoding 1-(5-phosphoribosyl)-5-[(5-phosphoribosylamino)methylideneamino]imidazole-4-carboxamide isomerase, with translation MIIFPAIDIKDGNCVRLKQGKFEDMDVYFDNPVEVAKTWEAKGAEFIHIVDLDGAKDGKSKNFEIISEIARTVNIPIQVGGGIRTREAVQTLLDAGVNRVILGTAAVNEKELLKSLVDEYGKQIVVSIDAKDGIVAIDGWVNLSSLNSVDFVKELEEIGVQTIVYTDIAKDGMMEGPNFEIYRELMEKNSIDIIASGGVSTLEDVAKLSEMDMYGAIIGKALYIENIKLEDALEV, from the coding sequence ATGATAATATTTCCAGCGATAGATATAAAAGACGGGAACTGCGTAAGGCTGAAGCAGGGGAAGTTCGAAGATATGGACGTATACTTCGACAACCCTGTAGAGGTGGCCAAGACTTGGGAGGCCAAAGGCGCAGAGTTTATACACATAGTTGACCTTGACGGAGCCAAGGACGGAAAGAGCAAGAACTTCGAGATAATCTCGGAGATAGCTAGAACTGTGAACATACCTATACAGGTAGGCGGCGGAATCAGGACAAGAGAGGCTGTACAGACACTGCTAGACGCAGGCGTAAACAGGGTGATACTTGGGACAGCAGCCGTAAATGAAAAAGAGCTCTTAAAGAGCCTTGTAGACGAGTACGGTAAGCAGATAGTTGTGTCGATAGATGCAAAAGACGGCATAGTGGCCATAGACGGCTGGGTGAACCTAAGCAGCTTGAACTCTGTGGACTTCGTAAAAGAGCTAGAGGAGATAGGTGTCCAGACCATAGTCTACACAGACATAGCCAAGGACGGCATGATGGAAGGACCTAATTTCGAGATATACAGAGAGCTTATGGAGAAGAACAGCATAGACATAATCGCGTCTGGAGGCGTCAGCACTCTAGAAGACGTGGCGAAGCTTTCAGAGATGGACATGTACGGAGCCATAATAGGAAAGGCCCTCTATATAGAGAATATAAAGCTAGAAGACGCACTGGAGGTTTAG
- the hisH gene encoding imidazole glycerol phosphate synthase subunit HisH, whose product MIAIIDYGVGNLNSIQNALEKLGHESMITHKSEDLYAADGIILPGVGAFNDAIKSLRATGLVDDILKCVEAKKPLLGICLGMQLLYEKSYEDGEWEGLGILKGNVVKFDDSLKVPHMGWNNISFKREDPILKYIKEDDYIYFVHSYYVDTLEDAIAYTEYGVKVPAIVGKGSVYGMQFHPEKSGEVGLKLLKAFGELIK is encoded by the coding sequence ATGATAGCTATAATAGACTACGGAGTTGGAAACTTGAACAGCATACAGAATGCGCTTGAAAAGCTGGGGCATGAGAGCATGATAACCCACAAGAGCGAAGACCTATACGCTGCAGACGGAATAATACTCCCTGGAGTAGGTGCGTTTAACGACGCCATAAAGAGCCTTAGGGCGACAGGGCTTGTAGACGACATACTGAAATGCGTGGAAGCTAAGAAGCCGCTGCTTGGAATCTGCCTCGGGATGCAGCTTCTATACGAGAAGAGCTACGAGGATGGAGAGTGGGAAGGACTGGGGATACTAAAGGGCAACGTGGTGAAGTTCGACGACAGCCTGAAGGTGCCTCATATGGGCTGGAACAACATAAGCTTCAAGAGAGAAGACCCTATACTTAAATATATAAAAGAGGACGACTACATCTACTTTGTGCACTCGTACTACGTGGACACGCTTGAAGACGCAATAGCCTACACAGAGTACGGAGTGAAAGTGCCTGCGATAGTCGGAAAAGGAAGCGTGTACGGTATGCAGTTCCATCCAGAGAAAAGCGGGGAAGTCGGACTTAAACTACTAAAAGCATTCGGGGAGTTGATTAAATGA
- the hisB gene encoding imidazoleglycerol-phosphate dehydratase HisB, whose product MRTAESSRKTFETDIEVSINLDGAGASEIETGIGFFDHMLILFSKHGLFDLKVKCAGDLYIDGHHTVEDIGITMGSVFKEALGGKEGIVRYAHTFTPMDEVLTLVAVDLGGRPYLSIDAEYSRDYIGEFDTELVEEFFRGFVNSAGINLHIKVMTGGNAHHVVESIFKGFGRALDTATKKDERIKGVMSTKGVI is encoded by the coding sequence ATGAGAACTGCGGAGTCTAGCAGAAAGACTTTTGAAACAGATATAGAAGTATCGATCAACTTAGACGGCGCCGGAGCTAGCGAGATAGAGACAGGCATAGGCTTTTTCGACCATATGCTGATCCTATTCTCGAAGCACGGGCTGTTCGACCTCAAAGTCAAGTGTGCAGGCGATTTGTACATAGACGGCCACCACACTGTAGAGGACATAGGGATAACTATGGGCTCTGTGTTCAAGGAGGCGCTGGGTGGAAAAGAAGGCATAGTGAGATACGCCCACACCTTCACCCCGATGGACGAAGTGCTGACGCTTGTGGCTGTGGACCTTGGCGGAAGGCCATATTTGTCCATAGACGCTGAATACAGCAGAGACTATATAGGCGAATTCGACACAGAGCTTGTGGAGGAGTTCTTCAGAGGTTTTGTAAACTCTGCCGGGATAAATCTGCATATAAAGGTCATGACAGGCGGAAATGCCCACCATGTGGTGGAGTCTATATTCAAGGGGTTCGGAAGGGCGCTTGACACGGCTACAAAGAAAGACGAGAGAATCAAAGGCGTCATGTCTACAAAGGGAGTGATCTAA
- the hisC gene encoding histidinol-phosphate transaminase: MIEKYLKEEVKSLKPYVPHDYDYKYKMDANESPFNIEPEIMQSIVSRLLATDINRYPDTNSMKLRKSISEFIKVDYKNIVVGNGSDEMIHVLLNTFVGQDEVVVSHEPTFSMYGINTKVLGGRYMEIPTDEEFDIEIDKLIAVSNDFGAKVIILCNPNNPTGNLIPKDDILKVLDSTDSIVVVDEAYIEFGGESVVDMLSKYDRLIVLRTFSKAFGAAGIRTGYLLSSDEIVEKIAAVKPPYNLNSVSQIIASELMKNSDVIMENIKIIKAERDWLNAEMLKLSNIKVYKTGANFIMFKVKDAKAVFDRLLEDGIMIRYFSGGVLENHLRVSVGTREENEAFLKVLKEVI, from the coding sequence ATGATAGAGAAGTACCTAAAGGAAGAGGTAAAGAGCTTAAAGCCCTACGTGCCTCATGACTACGACTACAAATACAAGATGGACGCAAACGAGAGTCCTTTCAACATAGAGCCGGAGATTATGCAGAGCATAGTCTCTAGGCTTTTAGCTACAGATATAAACAGATATCCCGATACAAACAGTATGAAGCTTAGAAAGAGCATCTCTGAGTTTATAAAAGTGGACTACAAGAACATAGTGGTGGGAAACGGCTCTGACGAGATGATACACGTGCTTTTAAACACTTTCGTAGGGCAGGACGAAGTAGTGGTCTCTCATGAGCCTACTTTTTCCATGTACGGCATAAACACCAAGGTGCTTGGGGGCAGGTATATGGAGATACCTACAGACGAGGAGTTTGACATAGAGATAGACAAGCTTATAGCTGTTTCAAATGACTTCGGGGCCAAGGTCATAATACTCTGCAATCCGAACAACCCTACTGGAAATCTAATCCCAAAGGATGACATACTGAAGGTGCTTGACAGCACAGACAGTATAGTGGTAGTGGACGAGGCCTATATAGAGTTTGGCGGGGAGTCCGTGGTGGACATGCTCTCGAAGTATGACAGACTTATAGTCTTAAGGACTTTCTCAAAGGCCTTTGGGGCTGCTGGAATAAGAACGGGATATCTACTATCTTCAGACGAGATAGTGGAGAAGATAGCGGCTGTAAAGCCTCCATACAATCTCAACTCTGTATCCCAGATAATAGCCTCGGAGCTTATGAAAAACAGCGATGTGATAATGGAGAATATAAAGATAATAAAGGCTGAAAGAGACTGGCTTAACGCTGAAATGCTAAAACTTTCAAACATAAAGGTCTACAAGACTGGAGCCAACTTTATAATGTTTAAAGTTAAAGACGCCAAGGCTGTGTTCGACAGGCTGCTTGAAGATGGAATCATGATAAGGTATTTCAGCGGCGGAGTGCTGGAAAACCACCTTAGGGTCTCGGTAGGAACTAGGGAAGAAAACGAGGCCTTCTTAAAAGTGCTAAAGGAAGTGATTTAG
- the hisD gene encoding histidinol dehydrogenase, with protein MIKIINTTNGTEEVQKEIEALLNRSQLEFGEVNRSVEDIITKVRDEKDKAIIEFTEKFDGVKLDSIEVTEQEIEDAYNSCDPELIAALEEAAENVREYHQKQLSNSWIQNDKKGIMLGQIYNPVEKVGIYVPGGTAPYPSTVLMNAVPAKVAGVSEIIMVTPPSKDGSVNKNILAAAKIAGVDRIFKAGGAQGIAALAFGTESVPKVYKIVGPGNIYVAIAKRIVYGYVDIDMIAGPSEILVLADETANPEYVAADMLSQAEHDTLASSILVTTSEELAYKVKEELAVQTASLSRKDIIEKSLADFGAIIIAKDMDEAISYTNEIAPEHLELIVKSPFEMISSIKNAGAIFLGAYSPEPLGDYFAGPNHTLPTSSTAKFYSPLGVDDFVKKSSLIFYDRERLEEKKDQIIKIAEAEGLTAHANSIKVRFK; from the coding sequence ATGATAAAGATAATAAACACTACAAACGGAACAGAAGAGGTTCAAAAGGAGATAGAAGCCCTGCTAAACAGAAGTCAGCTGGAGTTTGGAGAGGTAAACAGATCTGTAGAGGACATCATAACTAAGGTCAGAGACGAAAAAGACAAGGCCATAATAGAGTTCACAGAGAAGTTCGACGGCGTAAAGCTAGACAGCATAGAGGTTACAGAGCAGGAGATAGAGGACGCTTACAACAGCTGCGACCCAGAGCTTATAGCGGCGCTGGAAGAGGCTGCGGAGAACGTAAGAGAATACCACCAAAAACAGCTTAGCAACTCTTGGATACAGAACGACAAGAAGGGCATAATGCTTGGACAGATATACAACCCAGTAGAGAAAGTGGGAATATACGTACCTGGAGGAACTGCGCCTTACCCATCTACAGTGCTTATGAACGCAGTGCCGGCAAAAGTTGCAGGAGTAAGCGAGATAATAATGGTGACACCTCCTTCTAAAGATGGATCTGTAAACAAGAACATACTTGCGGCTGCCAAGATAGCTGGAGTTGACAGGATATTTAAGGCCGGAGGAGCACAGGGAATAGCGGCGCTTGCATTCGGAACTGAGTCTGTGCCTAAGGTTTACAAGATAGTTGGACCTGGAAATATATACGTTGCGATAGCGAAGAGAATAGTATACGGATACGTGGACATAGACATGATAGCAGGGCCTAGCGAGATACTTGTGCTTGCAGACGAGACTGCAAACCCTGAGTATGTGGCGGCTGACATGCTTTCACAGGCAGAGCACGACACGCTTGCTTCATCTATACTTGTGACTACTTCAGAAGAGCTTGCGTACAAAGTGAAGGAGGAGCTTGCAGTTCAGACAGCTTCGCTTTCGAGAAAAGACATAATAGAGAAGTCGCTTGCCGACTTTGGAGCTATAATAATCGCAAAAGACATGGACGAGGCGATAAGCTACACAAATGAAATAGCGCCTGAGCACCTTGAGCTTATAGTAAAGAGCCCGTTTGAGATGATAAGCTCTATAAAGAACGCAGGAGCTATATTCCTTGGAGCGTACTCGCCAGAGCCTCTAGGAGACTACTTTGCAGGACCGAACCACACTCTTCCTACAAGCTCTACAGCTAAGTTCTACTCTCCGCTTGGAGTTGACGACTTTGTGAAGAAATCAAGCCTTATATTCTACGACAGAGAGAGGCTAGAGGAGAAGAAAGACCAGATAATAAAGATAGCGGAGGCAGAGGGATTAACGGCACACGCTAATTCTATAAAAGTGAGGTTCAAGTAA
- the hisG gene encoding ATP phosphoribosyltransferase has product MGINLDYLNIAIAKGRLGEKGYEILKQIGLECKELEEESRKLILTSEENKVRYVLVKAVDVPIYVERGAVDLGIVGKDTIMEEDRDFYEIADLGFGKCKFAVAAMEGYSIDPTKQIRVGTKYPHVAKKYFLSTGRHIDTIKLNGSVELAPLIGLSDVIVDIVETGRTLKENGLVVLEDMYPVSARLIANKVSFKFKNSRIKNIIRDINAIVGEEM; this is encoded by the coding sequence GTGGGGATTAACTTGGATTACTTGAATATAGCCATAGCCAAAGGAAGACTAGGGGAGAAGGGCTACGAAATCCTCAAGCAGATAGGACTTGAGTGCAAAGAGCTTGAGGAGGAGTCGAGAAAGCTTATCCTCACAAGCGAAGAGAACAAGGTCAGATACGTGCTTGTAAAAGCCGTGGACGTGCCTATATACGTGGAGAGAGGCGCTGTAGATCTGGGCATAGTGGGGAAAGACACCATAATGGAAGAAGACAGGGATTTCTACGAGATAGCAGACCTTGGATTTGGAAAGTGCAAATTTGCAGTTGCAGCCATGGAAGGATACAGCATAGACCCTACAAAGCAGATAAGAGTGGGGACCAAGTATCCGCATGTGGCCAAGAAGTACTTTTTAAGCACGGGCAGGCATATAGACACCATAAAGCTGAACGGATCGGTGGAGCTTGCGCCGCTTATAGGGCTTTCAGACGTCATAGTCGACATAGTTGAGACTGGAAGGACGCTCAAGGAAAACGGGCTTGTGGTGCTAGAGGACATGTATCCTGTGAGCGCCAGACTCATAGCCAACAAGGTGAGCTTTAAATTTAAGAACAGCAGGATAAAGAATATAATAAGAGACATAAACGCTATAGTAGGAGAGGAGATGTAA
- the hisZ gene encoding ATP phosphoribosyltransferase regulatory subunit produces the protein MIGFQTPQGVRDELFREYEEKQNMLKGISGIFKSFGYREVATPTIEYYEVFSSIKSSIIKNEIFKLIDKSGELLALRPDATIPIARIVANNYKSSKKNYKLFYNTQVFKMSNEKKREVTQTGVEYFGNINPEADAEVISIAIKTLIENGAEFHIEIGNAGYYKGLLEEVQLSDVLESKLKELVESKNFAEIKKFVESLDISEEHREILAKIPDLYGDFTQTLEEAEEYCLNDNMRNAVEDLKEIYDVLSDYGYEDHISLDLGLINDLDYYTGMVFKGYVKGYGETVLSGGRYDTLTKYYGQYIPATGFGLNVDDLINAITVQEAGCDASDKYIDYKINYKKDVRKSAIELAESLRSSGYVVELERKDSFEKLGEELGVSKLISLGESESIELEDMETGKAERLSVSEFKEKI, from the coding sequence ATGATAGGATTTCAGACTCCACAGGGAGTGAGAGATGAATTGTTTAGAGAATACGAAGAAAAGCAGAATATGCTGAAGGGAATATCGGGTATATTCAAGTCTTTTGGTTACAGGGAAGTTGCAACGCCTACTATAGAGTACTACGAGGTGTTTTCATCTATAAAGAGCAGCATAATAAAGAACGAGATATTCAAGCTTATAGACAAGTCAGGAGAGCTGCTGGCACTTAGGCCGGATGCTACTATACCTATAGCCAGGATAGTTGCCAACAACTACAAGAGCTCCAAGAAGAACTACAAGCTCTTCTACAACACACAGGTGTTCAAGATGAGCAACGAGAAGAAGAGGGAAGTTACACAGACAGGGGTGGAGTACTTCGGGAATATAAACCCTGAAGCCGACGCAGAGGTCATATCTATAGCGATAAAGACACTTATAGAAAACGGGGCAGAATTCCACATAGAGATAGGAAATGCAGGCTACTACAAGGGTCTACTTGAGGAAGTGCAGCTTTCAGACGTGCTGGAAAGCAAGCTCAAGGAGCTGGTGGAGAGCAAGAACTTCGCCGAGATAAAGAAGTTTGTAGAGTCGCTGGATATAAGCGAGGAGCACAGGGAGATACTTGCGAAGATACCTGACCTGTACGGAGACTTTACGCAGACGCTTGAGGAAGCGGAGGAGTACTGTCTAAACGACAATATGAGAAATGCGGTGGAGGACTTAAAGGAAATATACGACGTGCTTTCAGACTACGGCTACGAAGACCATATATCGCTTGACCTAGGACTTATAAACGACCTCGACTACTATACGGGGATGGTGTTCAAAGGCTATGTAAAGGGATACGGCGAGACAGTGCTGAGCGGAGGAAGATACGACACGCTTACAAAGTACTATGGGCAGTACATTCCAGCCACCGGGTTTGGACTTAATGTAGACGACCTGATAAACGCCATCACAGTGCAAGAAGCCGGATGCGATGCGAGCGACAAATATATAGACTACAAGATAAACTACAAGAAAGACGTCAGAAAAAGCGCCATAGAGCTTGCCGAGTCTCTGAGAAGCTCGGGATATGTGGTGGAGCTTGAGAGAAAGGACTCTTTTGAAAAGCTGGGGGAAGAGCTGGGAGTTTCAAAGCTGATAAGCCTTGGAGAGAGCGAGAGCATTGAGCTTGAAGACATGGAGACGGGAAAGGCAGAGAGGCTGAGCGTCTCTGAGTTTAAAGAGAAAATATAG